The nucleotide window GTCATTTCACGCACCAACCACTGGGCATGCTTCACGGCGGTGCATCTGTGGTTTTAGCAGAAACGCTTGGCTCACTTGCTGCAAACTTCTGTGTACCCGATGGTTACTATTGTGTAGGGCTAGACATCAACGCTAATCACGTTCGTTCAATGCGTGAGGGGCACGTTATTGGCACCGCTGAGCCTATTCACCTTGGCGTATCTACTCAAGTATGGCAGATAAACATCACTGATG belongs to Vibrio cyclitrophicus and includes:
- a CDS encoding hotdog fold thioesterase encodes the protein MSIWKKPVDLDTFNATSKNTLIEHLNIVYTEVNDNSLVATMPVCHFTHQPLGMLHGGASVVLAETLGSLAANFCVPDGYYCVGLDINANHVRSMREGHVIGTAEPIHLGVSTQVWQINITDERQRLVCTSRLTIAVKKHKR